CAGGGCGGGCCCTCGGAGGACGCCCCTGGGGACTACCCTGCGGCCGTGCCATGTGGAGGAGCTGGGGGTCGCCGGAAACATCGTGCGCCACGTCCCGGACCGCGGTGAGTGGGATCTGCGCTGGGGGCGTGGGTCTGGGAGGCCGATACCCCGCTGGGCGCCTCGAGCCCGCCACGAGCCTCCAGCGGCGCGTGAGGAAGGCCGGAGAGCCCTGAGGGTCGCCACCCTCCCCGTCCAGCCCGCAAGCAACCTGGGCCTCTGAACTCCCTCAGCTCCTCCGCGTGGACACCTGCCGGGacaggggatggggtgggggagtggtcCGAAGGCCAGGCTCCCTTGCACCGAGCAGGGCCCCTTGCTTGCAGCTGAAGCCCTGCCCCCACTCCATCCCACCCCCTCTGCCGCTTCACACCACTTGATGCCTTCCTGCAGATGCCACCCGCCCTAGCATCGCTTCCCCACTGGCCCCGTGCGTTCGCTCATTTCCCCCCCACACCACTTCCCCACCCCCGCCTATGTCCCCAACGGCGGGCTGGCCGCCCTACACTGGTCGGGGCCTCTTCCTTGCAAGTGACGCCCTGCCCCCACTCCATCTCCCTCACCCACCGCCGCTTCACACCATTTGACGCCTTCTAACAGATGGTGCGACCCCCAGCTCCGGTCGCTCACCTTCCCCCGCTGTCCCCAACCAAGACCCATTCGCGGGCCGGTCGGCACCGAGTGGGGACCCAGCGCCAGCCgagccctctcccctcctccccaggcgcGGCCGCCCGGCCCCCGGAGCCCGCCTCAGCTGCGGGACAGTGCCCTGAGTGGACCGTCGTCTTCGACCTGTCGGCCGTGGAGCCAGCCGAGCGCCCGAGCCAGGCCCGCCTGGAGCTGCGCTTCGCGGCTGCAGAGGCGACGGCGGGGACGGCGGGCGGCTGGGAGCTGAGCGTGGCGCCGGCGGGCGCGGGCCCCGGGCAGGTGGTGCTCCGCCAGGCGGTGTCCGCCCTGGGAATGCCGGTGCGCGCCGAGCTGCTGGGCGCCGCCTGGGCCCGCAACACCTCGGCGCCGCGCAGCCTCCGCCTGACTCTGGCGCTGCGTCCCCGGGCTCCCGCCGCCTGCGCGAGCCTGGCCGAGGCCTCGCTGCTGCTGGTGACCCTCGACCCGCGCCTGTGCCACCCCCTGGCCCGGCCGCGGCGCGAGGCCGAGCCCGCAGTGGGCGGCGGCCCCGGGGGCGCGTGTCGCGCGCGGCGGCTCTACGTGAGCTTCCGCGAGGTGGGCTGGCACCGCTGGGTCATCGCGCCACGCGGCTTCCTGGCCAACTACTGCCAGGGCAAGTGCGGGCTGCCCGCCGCGCTGTCCGAACCCGGCGGGACGCCCGCGCTCAACCACGCGGTGCTGCGCGCGCTCATGCACGCGGCCGCCCCTAGCGCCGCCGCCGGCCTGCCCTGCTGCGTGCCCGCGCGCCTGTCGCCCATCTCCGTGCTCTTCTTCGACAACAGCGACAACGTGGTACTGCGGCACTACGAAGACATGGTGGTGGATGAGTGCGGCTGCCGCTGACCGGGGGCGGGCGGGAGAGGGCAACAATAAACACTGCGTGGTCCGCTCTGCTGCCTTCTCGGGTCTTGTcacctgggagtggggagggaagcagCTATGTCCATCACCATCGACCACCAGGATGGTGGGTGGAGGTCCTACAAGTGACGCCGCCGGCGCAGCCTTTCCAGAGCCCATCTCTAGGGGGCCCAACGTCTAATGTACACGGGCCCCAGGAACTGACCCTGCGTAGGCCCAGAttcccccac
This genomic interval from Phocoena sinus isolate mPhoSin1 chromosome 3, mPhoSin1.pri, whole genome shotgun sequence contains the following:
- the GDF1 gene encoding embryonic growth/differentiation factor 1, translating into MPPLCRRPGRRVLLLLLAMLLPSSPPARAPAPPGPAAALLQALGFPDVPRGAPKSRPVPPVMWRLFRRRDHQEARAGPRRTPLGTTLRPCHVEELGVAGNIVRHVPDRGAAARPPEPASAAGQCPEWTVVFDLSAVEPAERPSQARLELRFAAAEATAGTAGGWELSVAPAGAGPGQVVLRQAVSALGMPVRAELLGAAWARNTSAPRSLRLTLALRPRAPAACASLAEASLLLVTLDPRLCHPLARPRREAEPAVGGGPGGACRARRLYVSFREVGWHRWVIAPRGFLANYCQGKCGLPAALSEPGGTPALNHAVLRALMHAAAPSAAAGLPCCVPARLSPISVLFFDNSDNVVLRHYEDMVVDECGCR